One genomic segment of Erythrobacter sp. THAF29 includes these proteins:
- the tuf gene encoding elongation factor Tu: MAKEKFERNKPHVNVGTIGHVDHGKTTLTAAITKVLGSAVDFANIDKAPEERERGITISTAHVEYETDNRHYAHVDCPGHADYVKNMITGAAQMDGAILVVNAADGPMPQTREHILLARQVGVPALVVYMNKVDQVDDEEILELVELEIRELLSEYGFPGDDVPIIKGSALAALEGRDPEIGENSIKELMAAVDEYIPQPDRPVDKDFLMPIEDVFSISGRGTVVTGRVETGVVNVGDEVEIVGIKETTKTTVTGVEMFRKLLDRGEAGDNIGALIRGVGREEVERGQVLAKPGSVTPHTEFNAEVYVLSKDEGGRHTPFFANYRPQFYFRTTDVTGEVILPEGTEMVMPGDNVTIGVKLIAPIAMDEGLRFAIREGGRTVGSGVVSKITK; this comes from the coding sequence ATGGCGAAGGAAAAGTTTGAGCGTAATAAGCCGCACGTGAACGTCGGCACCATCGGTCACGTTGACCACGGCAAGACCACCCTGACCGCAGCGATCACCAAGGTCCTCGGTTCGGCTGTCGATTTTGCAAACATCGACAAGGCTCCCGAAGAGCGTGAGCGCGGCATCACCATCTCGACCGCACACGTCGAGTACGAAACCGACAATCGTCACTACGCACACGTCGATTGCCCGGGCCACGCTGACTACGTGAAGAACATGATCACCGGCGCAGCGCAGATGGACGGCGCTATCTTGGTTGTGAACGCTGCTGACGGCCCGATGCCGCAGACCCGCGAGCACATCCTCCTTGCCCGTCAGGTCGGCGTTCCCGCTCTGGTTGTTTACATGAACAAAGTCGACCAGGTCGACGACGAGGAAATCCTCGAGCTCGTCGAGCTGGAAATCCGTGAGCTGCTCAGCGAATACGGCTTCCCGGGTGACGACGTTCCGATCATCAAGGGCTCGGCTCTGGCCGCACTCGAAGGTCGCGATCCGGAAATCGGCGAAAACTCGATCAAGGAACTCATGGCTGCCGTCGATGAATACATCCCGCAGCCCGACCGTCCGGTCGATAAGGATTTCCTCATGCCGATCGAAGACGTGTTCTCGATCTCGGGCCGCGGTACGGTTGTGACCGGCCGCGTCGAAACCGGCGTTGTGAACGTAGGCGACGAAGTCGAAATCGTTGGGATCAAGGAAACCACCAAGACGACCGTCACCGGCGTCGAAATGTTCCGCAAGCTGCTTGACCGCGGTGAAGCCGGCGACAACATCGGTGCCCTCATTCGCGGCGTTGGCCGTGAGGAAGTCGAGCGTGGTCAGGTTCTCGCGAAGCCGGGTTCGGTTACCCCGCACACCGAGTTCAACGCAGAAGTCTACGTGCTGTCGAAAGACGAAGGTGGCCGTCACACGCCGTTCTTCGCCAACTACCGCCCGCAGTTCTACTTCCGCACCACCGACGTGACCGGCGAAGTGATCCTTCCCGAAGGCACCGAGATGGTCATGCCGGGCGACAACGTGACCATCGGCGTCAAGCTGATCGCACCGATCGCCATGGACGAAGGCCTGCGTTTCGCAATTCGCGAAGGCGGCCGTACCGTTGGCTCGGGCGTGGTTTCGAAGATCACGAAGTAA
- the fusA gene encoding elongation factor G — protein MARDYPLERYRNIGIMAHIDAGKTTTTERILYYTGKSYKIGEVHDGAATMDWMEQEQERGITITSAATTTFWNAEDPTMDPFSSPEELRANTPKHRINIIDTPGHVDFTIEVERSLRVLDGAVAVFDGVAGVEPQSETVWRQADKYKVPRMCFINKLDRTGADFYYCVQSIIDRLGATPLVLYLPIGAESDLKGVVDLVNNRGIVWQAEDLGAKYEFVEIPDDLKDKAAEYREKLIETAVEQDDDVMMEYLEGNEPDAATLKRLIRKGTMERAFVPVLCGSAFKNKGVQPLLDAVVDYMPSPLDVPAIEGVIPDTDEKATRPSSDDEPFSALAFKIMNDPFVGSLTFTRIYSGKLTKGSVLNSVKDKKEKIGRMLLMHSNNREDIEEAFAGDIVAIAGLKETTTGDTLCDPSNPIILERMEFPDPVIELSVEPKTKADQEKMGVALNRLAAEDPSFRVSTDHESGQTIIKGMGELHLDILVDRMKREFKVEANVGAPQVAYREALAREVEVTYTHKKQSGGSGQFGEAKVVVTPGERGQGIIFIDEIKGGNIPREYIPSVEKGMREQAESGHLVGFPIIDFTIRLIDGKYHDVDSSTVAFEITGRGAMREAAQKAGIKLLEPVMKVEVVTPEDYLGDVIGDLNSRRGQIQGTDSRGNAQAVEAFVPLANMFGYVNELRSFTQGRAQYTMQFSHYDEVPANVAQEVKEKLA, from the coding sequence ATGGCCCGCGATTATCCGCTGGAGCGCTATCGCAATATCGGCATCATGGCTCACATCGATGCTGGCAAGACCACCACGACCGAGCGTATCCTCTACTACACCGGAAAGTCCTACAAGATCGGCGAAGTGCACGATGGTGCCGCGACGATGGACTGGATGGAGCAGGAGCAGGAGCGTGGCATCACGATCACCTCGGCTGCGACCACGACCTTCTGGAACGCGGAAGATCCCACGATGGATCCGTTCTCGTCGCCCGAAGAGCTCCGCGCGAACACGCCCAAGCACCGCATCAACATCATCGACACCCCCGGCCACGTCGATTTCACCATCGAAGTCGAACGCTCGCTGCGCGTGCTCGACGGCGCCGTTGCGGTGTTCGATGGCGTGGCCGGCGTGGAGCCGCAGTCCGAAACCGTATGGCGCCAGGCCGACAAGTACAAAGTCCCCCGGATGTGCTTCATCAACAAGCTGGATCGCACCGGAGCGGACTTCTACTACTGCGTCCAGTCAATCATCGACCGTCTCGGTGCGACGCCGCTGGTGCTCTATCTCCCGATAGGCGCCGAAAGCGACCTCAAGGGTGTCGTGGACCTCGTGAACAATCGCGGCATCGTCTGGCAGGCCGAAGACCTTGGGGCGAAGTACGAGTTCGTCGAAATTCCCGACGACCTCAAGGACAAGGCTGCCGAATATCGCGAGAAGCTCATCGAGACTGCCGTCGAGCAAGATGACGATGTCATGATGGAATACCTCGAAGGCAACGAGCCCGACGCGGCGACGCTCAAGCGTCTCATCCGCAAGGGCACGATGGAGCGTGCGTTCGTTCCGGTGCTTTGCGGCAGCGCGTTCAAGAACAAGGGCGTCCAGCCCCTTCTCGACGCGGTGGTCGACTACATGCCGTCACCGCTCGACGTTCCGGCCATCGAAGGCGTCATTCCCGACACCGACGAAAAGGCAACGCGACCGTCTTCGGATGACGAGCCGTTCTCGGCGCTGGCGTTCAAGATTATGAACGATCCCTTCGTTGGCTCGCTGACCTTCACCCGCATCTATTCGGGCAAGCTCACCAAAGGCTCGGTCCTGAACTCGGTGAAGGACAAGAAGGAAAAGATCGGCCGCATGCTGCTGATGCACTCGAATAACCGCGAGGACATCGAAGAAGCATTTGCCGGCGACATTGTCGCGATTGCGGGTCTGAAGGAAACGACGACCGGCGATACCCTCTGCGATCCGTCGAACCCGATTATCCTCGAGCGGATGGAATTCCCCGATCCGGTTATCGAACTGTCGGTGGAGCCCAAGACCAAGGCCGACCAGGAAAAGATGGGCGTCGCGCTCAACCGCCTGGCTGCCGAGGATCCCTCGTTCCGCGTTTCGACCGATCACGAATCCGGTCAGACGATCATCAAAGGCATGGGCGAGCTTCACCTCGACATCCTCGTCGATCGCATGAAGCGCGAGTTCAAGGTCGAAGCGAATGTCGGTGCGCCGCAGGTGGCCTACCGCGAAGCACTCGCCCGCGAAGTCGAGGTTACCTACACCCACAAGAAGCAGTCGGGTGGTTCGGGCCAGTTCGGTGAGGCCAAGGTCGTCGTCACTCCGGGTGAGCGCGGTCAGGGCATCATCTTCATCGACGAGATCAAGGGCGGCAACATTCCGCGCGAATATATCCCGTCTGTCGAAAAGGGCATGCGCGAGCAGGCCGAAAGCGGCCACCTCGTCGGCTTCCCCATCATCGACTTCACGATCCGCCTGATCGACGGCAAGTACCACGATGTCGACTCGTCGACAGTGGCTTTCGAGATCACGGGTCGCGGTGCAATGCGTGAAGCCGCCCAGAAGGCCGGCATCAAGCTGCTCGAGCCGGTGATGAAGGTCGAGGTCGTGACGCCTGAGGATTACCTCGGCGACGTCATCGGTGACCTCAACAGCCGCCGTGGTCAGATCCAGGGTACCGACAGCCGCGGCAACGCGCAGGCGGTCGAGGCATTCGTGCCGCTGGCCAACATGTTTGGCTACGTCAATGAGTTGCGTTCGTTCACTCAGGGCCGTGCCCAGTACACGATGCAGTTCAGCCACTACGACGAAGTGCCGGCAAATGTCGCGCAGGAAGTCAAGGAGAAGCTTGCGTAA
- the rpsG gene encoding 30S ribosomal protein S7 translates to MSRRRRPEKREILPDPKFGDQVLSKFMNNLMLDGKKAVAEKIVYGALDTVEAKAKTDPVQLFHEALNNVKPQVEVRSRRVGGATYQVPVEVRPERAQALAIRWLISAARGRPETTMSARLSGELMDAANNRGNAVKKREDTHRMADANRAFSHYRW, encoded by the coding sequence ATGTCACGTCGTCGTCGTCCCGAGAAGCGGGAAATCCTGCCTGATCCCAAGTTCGGTGATCAGGTCCTGTCGAAGTTCATGAACAACCTGATGCTGGACGGTAAGAAGGCCGTTGCCGAGAAGATCGTCTATGGCGCGCTCGACACGGTCGAGGCCAAGGCCAAGACCGATCCGGTGCAGCTGTTTCACGAAGCGCTCAACAATGTGAAGCCGCAGGTCGAGGTTCGCAGCCGCCGTGTCGGCGGTGCGACCTACCAGGTGCCGGTCGAGGTCCGCCCCGAGCGTGCCCAGGCGCTTGCGATCCGCTGGCTGATCTCGGCTGCGCGCGGTCGTCCGGAAACCACCATGTCGGCGCGTCTCTCGGGCGAGCTCATGGATGCCGCGAACAATCGCGGGAACGCCGTGAAGAAGCGCGAGGATACGCACCGCATGGCGGACGCGAACCGCGCCTTCTCGCACTACCGCTGGTAA
- the rpsL gene encoding 30S ribosomal protein S12 yields MPTINQLVRKGRTPQKAKSKVPAMEQNPQKRGVCTRVYTTTPKKPNSALRKVAKVRLTNQREVISYIPGEGHNLQEHSVVLIRGGRVRDLPGVRYHVLRGVLDTQGVKDRKQSRSKYGAKRPK; encoded by the coding sequence ATGCCGACGATCAACCAGCTGGTCCGCAAGGGCCGCACTCCGCAGAAGGCCAAGTCCAAGGTCCCTGCGATGGAGCAGAACCCGCAGAAGCGCGGTGTCTGCACGCGCGTCTATACGACGACGCCGAAAAAGCCGAACTCCGCCCTTCGCAAGGTCGCCAAGGTACGTCTGACGAACCAGCGCGAAGTCATCTCCTACATCCCGGGCGAAGGCCACAACCTGCAGGAGCACTCCGTCGTGCTCATCCGCGGCGGCCGTGTGCGCGACCTTCCCGGCGTTCGCTACCACGTCCTTCGCGGCGTGCTCGATACGCAGGGTGTGAAGGACCGCAAGCAGTCCCGTTCAAAGTACGGCGCGAAGCGTCCGAAGTAA
- a CDS encoding ATP-binding protein: MKFRSKEYIRRSNLLRKQRERHEARRKVRRKAKRLGRTERHAFARRADIPFDPNSRREQIVLPSEFSFAENYEQTAETIMKVREKAIEDRRQVMLHFAHVENVEPAAALALVSEVHRARGQRGPGFVTGTYPRSRSVYDALREMGFYAVLNVLDFDDEPEPKAEPGKPIFLRFISEFRVFPQLADQFVSIVEKALIPMDKLARQRLVVAIKEAMQNTLDHAHPGSQGQTSSQHRWWMSSWVNLERKEVSIVFFDQGVGIPKTLEPNTYEKIVAAIANVSNFKFSSKPSDGELIAAATEIFRSGTGTPGRGQGFQNMKSFVDVCDDGELRILSNRGRYHYMGNDKETCSDSSQPLGGTVIEWRFRHEGVVEMTDE; the protein is encoded by the coding sequence ATGAAGTTCCGCAGTAAAGAATACATCCGCAGGTCAAATTTGCTTCGGAAGCAGCGCGAGCGGCATGAGGCGAGGCGGAAAGTTCGCCGAAAAGCAAAACGTCTGGGTCGGACGGAAAGGCACGCCTTCGCGCGGAGAGCAGACATTCCCTTCGATCCGAATAGCAGACGGGAACAGATCGTACTGCCATCGGAATTCTCATTCGCCGAAAACTACGAGCAGACCGCCGAAACGATTATGAAAGTGAGGGAGAAGGCAATTGAAGATCGTCGCCAAGTGATGCTTCATTTCGCTCACGTCGAAAACGTCGAACCCGCCGCTGCCCTCGCATTGGTTTCGGAAGTCCATCGCGCTCGCGGGCAGCGCGGCCCCGGTTTCGTGACGGGTACTTATCCGCGCTCGCGTTCGGTTTACGATGCACTGAGGGAAATGGGATTCTACGCGGTGCTGAATGTCCTCGATTTCGACGACGAGCCAGAACCAAAAGCAGAACCTGGGAAGCCGATCTTTCTACGCTTCATAAGTGAGTTCAGGGTCTTCCCGCAACTCGCTGACCAATTTGTCTCGATTGTCGAAAAGGCGCTCATTCCAATGGATAAGCTGGCGCGACAACGGCTCGTCGTAGCGATAAAAGAGGCCATGCAAAACACTCTTGACCATGCTCACCCCGGTTCTCAGGGCCAAACATCGAGCCAACATCGATGGTGGATGAGCAGTTGGGTCAATTTGGAGAGGAAAGAGGTTTCGATCGTTTTCTTCGATCAAGGAGTAGGGATACCGAAGACACTCGAGCCGAACACTTACGAAAAGATCGTTGCGGCGATAGCGAACGTATCGAATTTCAAGTTTAGCAGCAAACCTAGCGATGGTGAGCTTATCGCTGCAGCAACTGAGATTTTTCGCTCGGGCACAGGAACCCCCGGCAGAGGTCAAGGTTTCCAGAATATGAAGAGTTTCGTCGATGTTTGCGACGATGGTGAACTTCGCATACTTTCAAATCGCGGTCGTTATCACTATATGGGCAACGATAAAGAAACTTGCTCTGATTCCAGCCAACCCCTTGGAGGCACTGTCATCGAGTGGAGATTCCGGCACGAAGGCGTGGTGGAGATGACCGATGAGTGA
- a CDS encoding STAS-like domain-containing protein translates to MFSIAEDFSRFPGPRFHWQGPNSGETFRGRLVKLLKGTDGRIKIILDGTTGIGSSFLDEAFGGLIRKEGFARDVVRRRFQFVSKTDPSYIVTIRNSIERASAESTDAA, encoded by the coding sequence ATGTTTTCGATAGCAGAAGATTTCAGCCGGTTTCCCGGCCCCCGATTTCATTGGCAAGGTCCCAACAGTGGGGAGACCTTCCGCGGACGTTTGGTCAAACTTCTGAAAGGGACCGACGGCCGAATCAAAATAATTCTGGACGGAACGACCGGGATAGGATCCTCGTTCTTAGACGAAGCTTTTGGCGGCCTCATTAGAAAAGAAGGCTTTGCGCGCGACGTAGTCCGGCGGAGGTTCCAATTTGTCAGTAAGACTGACCCCTCTTACATCGTTACCATCCGAAACTCCATTGAACGAGCTAGCGCAGAGTCCACCGACGCAGCCTGA
- a CDS encoding asparagine synthetase B, giving the protein MSGIAVIVDFTGKPVSEGEVARVTGAMPSRGPDGVRHWREGSVALGHCAMHTTPGAADAPQPLASADGRLVLAMDGYIANYEELRRDLLERGAVLRSSSDAELVLAAYETWGEAAPERMGGEYAFALWDAREGRLYAARDHQGLRPLFYHWSGEETGGRLVMASDIAGVLAALEGEPEFDEEFLAQMAAHEWFTRDGTLWRGMKRVPPAHWMTFSKGRVREEQHWHLPPPLSIRYRRDEDYIEHHREILDKAVRQSSRAIGPIGFEVSGGLDSSALFAVADRLGLDDIHGYALAGPKGTKADETEYIRALAEHLGREINLNPLFMPGLEWFLSRARADRDMAYFPNGAMMFGLYSAMARDGARVAINGLGGDEWLGGNPPHYLESLQALDWRQFGRSLAADVKKFGLIRATRFAVRSSVRPLVGRLLLSGQRRRRRRVSSKLEQLPWMTGEARRLLNEGLLRREEAIANSSGNEKAATLLNYPINSILLDHSSRLRSLAGIEGRSPLLSREIIAFSAATTDAIRLRAGFRKYAHRIAMSGDLPPAILERKTKAEFGITFDKAFGGLSEHLRTNPPIALPDAFKPTFETAISAEKNERFVDGRTKWLVWSLINMTV; this is encoded by the coding sequence ATGAGCGGGATCGCGGTCATCGTCGACTTCACCGGAAAGCCGGTCAGCGAGGGCGAGGTCGCGCGCGTCACCGGGGCGATGCCCTCTCGCGGGCCGGACGGGGTGCGGCACTGGCGCGAAGGTTCGGTCGCGCTCGGCCACTGCGCGATGCATACGACGCCGGGCGCCGCCGATGCGCCGCAACCCCTGGCGAGCGCCGATGGCCGGCTGGTGCTGGCGATGGACGGCTATATCGCGAATTACGAGGAGCTGCGGCGCGACCTTCTCGAGCGCGGGGCGGTGCTGCGCAGCTCGTCCGATGCCGAGCTGGTGCTGGCCGCCTACGAGACATGGGGAGAGGCGGCGCCTGAGCGGATGGGCGGCGAATATGCCTTTGCGCTGTGGGATGCGCGCGAGGGCAGGCTTTACGCCGCGCGCGACCACCAGGGGCTGCGGCCGCTGTTCTATCACTGGTCGGGCGAGGAGACGGGCGGGCGGCTGGTCATGGCCTCCGACATTGCAGGCGTGCTGGCGGCGCTCGAAGGCGAGCCGGAATTCGACGAGGAATTCCTCGCGCAGATGGCCGCGCATGAATGGTTCACCCGTGACGGCACCTTGTGGCGCGGCATGAAGCGCGTTCCGCCCGCGCACTGGATGACGTTTTCGAAGGGACGCGTTCGCGAGGAGCAGCACTGGCACCTGCCGCCCCCGCTCAGCATCCGCTACCGGCGCGACGAAGACTATATCGAACATCATCGCGAGATACTCGACAAAGCCGTGCGGCAGTCTTCGCGCGCAATCGGTCCGATCGGGTTCGAGGTTAGTGGCGGGCTTGATTCTTCGGCGCTGTTCGCGGTTGCGGACCGGCTTGGCCTCGATGACATTCATGGCTACGCGCTCGCCGGCCCCAAAGGCACGAAGGCTGACGAGACCGAATACATCCGTGCGCTCGCAGAGCATCTAGGTCGCGAAATCAACTTGAACCCTTTGTTCATGCCGGGGCTCGAATGGTTCCTCAGTCGCGCGCGCGCCGACAGGGACATGGCCTATTTCCCGAACGGGGCGATGATGTTCGGCCTCTATAGCGCGATGGCACGCGACGGAGCGCGCGTCGCGATCAACGGACTTGGCGGAGACGAATGGCTCGGTGGCAACCCGCCCCATTATCTGGAAAGCTTGCAAGCGCTGGATTGGCGCCAATTCGGTCGGTCTCTGGCGGCAGACGTGAAAAAGTTCGGTTTGATCAGAGCCACTCGGTTTGCCGTTCGATCCAGCGTTAGACCGCTGGTTGGGCGATTGCTGTTGAGTGGGCAGCGGAGAAGACGCCGCCGGGTCAGTTCCAAGCTTGAGCAGCTTCCGTGGATGACCGGAGAAGCGCGTCGCCTATTAAACGAAGGCCTTCTCCGGCGCGAGGAGGCGATTGCAAACTCATCCGGTAATGAGAAAGCGGCTACGCTGCTGAATTACCCGATAAACTCGATATTGCTGGATCATAGCTCCCGCCTCCGATCCCTGGCCGGAATCGAAGGGCGCAGCCCATTGCTTTCGCGTGAGATTATTGCCTTTTCTGCCGCAACGACCGACGCGATCCGTTTGCGAGCCGGGTTCCGCAAGTACGCGCACCGCATAGCAATGAGCGGCGACCTCCCCCCGGCAATCCTCGAGAGGAAGACAAAAGCGGAGTTCGGGATCACCTTCGACAAAGCCTTCGGGGGATTGAGCGAGCACTTGCGCACAAATCCGCCAATTGCTCTTCCCGATGCATTCAAGCCCACTTTTGAAACCGCGATCTCCGCAGAGAAGAATGAGCGGTTTGTTGACGGACGCACGAAGTGGCTGGTATGGTCATTAATTAATATGACGGTTTAG
- a CDS encoding lasso RiPP family leader peptide-containing protein: MSGKSDSIEVKNAARLPYGKPTLTRYGSVRNLTGGSCGFDADTLFGVSPAGNDMGFGC, from the coding sequence TTGTCGGGCAAGTCAGACAGCATAGAAGTCAAAAACGCAGCCCGGCTTCCGTACGGCAAGCCTACGCTCACGCGCTATGGATCCGTCAGAAACCTTACTGGCGGGAGCTGTGGCTTTGATGCCGATACGCTGTTCGGCGTTTCCCCTGCGGGCAATGACATGGGATTCGGCTGCTAA
- a CDS encoding GNAT family N-acetyltransferase, whose amino-acid sequence MRPLQRGDEKALFPTLSDKHQCLYLSRPAFETEDELWDWLSDPDWPGRTWIAQDAEGVAARFVAVPGHEEGVIEIGYITCAHRQGVGVARECTSALVEHLFAEGARKLTAEVDIENTPSIRLLERLGFTREAHLREHETTHAGLRDVYWYGLLESDRVGPTG is encoded by the coding sequence ATGCGTCCGCTACAGCGCGGGGATGAGAAGGCGCTGTTCCCCACACTCTCTGACAAGCACCAGTGCCTGTACCTTTCAAGGCCCGCATTCGAAACCGAGGACGAACTTTGGGACTGGCTATCGGACCCCGACTGGCCGGGCAGGACGTGGATCGCGCAGGATGCAGAAGGGGTCGCTGCCCGGTTCGTCGCGGTCCCCGGACATGAGGAGGGCGTGATCGAAATTGGCTACATCACTTGTGCCCACCGACAGGGCGTGGGTGTGGCCCGTGAATGCACCAGTGCTCTCGTCGAGCATCTCTTTGCAGAAGGCGCACGCAAGCTCACCGCCGAGGTCGATATCGAGAATACTCCCTCGATAAGGTTGCTCGAACGGCTCGGCTTTACCCGAGAGGCTCATCTGCGCGAGCACGAAACGACCCATGCAGGATTGCGCGACGTTTACTGGTACGGGTTACTGGAAAGCGATCGGGTCGGACCGACCGGCTAG
- a CDS encoding LysR family transcriptional regulator translates to MKRTHLPLNALRVYDAAARHLSFTRAADELAVTPAAVGQQIRALEDHLGVVLFRRTSKGLELTPEGAAGLDALREGFLRFEESVQAMQAGQASDRYTIAAPREFYAEWLAPRLAVFQADTPGVLYTFVADENADFTEANLDLAIRLVDGPEELEGVQLAPAERVTVAAPRHRDAWIDWPGASLPEGVKPCIKAGSAGQALSSALAGMGRTVLPMPLVSGAIEEGKLEAHGEPQESRRAYWLVAPTPQWRSKKVKTLVAFLTGD, encoded by the coding sequence ATGAAGCGCACGCATCTCCCCCTGAACGCCCTGCGCGTATACGACGCGGCGGCGCGGCATCTCAGCTTTACCCGCGCGGCAGATGAGCTTGCGGTAACCCCGGCTGCTGTCGGGCAGCAGATCCGTGCGCTCGAAGATCACCTTGGAGTGGTGCTGTTCCGCAGAACTTCGAAGGGGCTGGAACTGACGCCGGAGGGCGCGGCGGGCCTTGATGCCTTGCGCGAAGGCTTCCTGCGGTTCGAGGAAAGCGTGCAGGCGATGCAGGCCGGGCAGGCCAGTGACCGCTACACCATCGCGGCCCCGCGTGAATTCTACGCCGAATGGCTCGCGCCCAGGCTTGCGGTCTTCCAGGCAGACACGCCGGGTGTCCTCTACACCTTCGTTGCCGACGAGAATGCCGATTTCACCGAGGCCAATCTCGATCTTGCAATCCGGCTGGTTGATGGACCTGAAGAGTTGGAAGGCGTCCAGCTCGCGCCTGCCGAACGTGTAACGGTCGCTGCACCCAGGCATCGCGACGCGTGGATCGATTGGCCGGGAGCCTCGCTTCCCGAAGGAGTGAAGCCGTGCATAAAGGCGGGAAGTGCAGGGCAGGCATTATCGAGCGCGCTTGCAGGTATGGGCCGCACCGTGCTGCCGATGCCGCTCGTTTCCGGTGCGATCGAGGAAGGGAAGCTGGAAGCGCACGGCGAACCTCAGGAAAGCAGACGCGCATATTGGTTGGTTGCTCCCACGCCGCAGTGGCGCTCGAAGAAGGTGAAAACGCTGGTCGCGTTCCTTACCGGTGACTGA
- the apaG gene encoding Co2+/Mg2+ efflux protein ApaG: MKELFQHAAVTDGVTVRVAVNFLPEQSHPEAGKWFWVYHIRIENGSHEALQLRTRHWRITDARGMVNHVDGEGVVGEQPLLQPGESHDYVSGCPLTTPHGSMEGFYTFLRGDGSPVEVRIPFFPLAAPETAEGR; the protein is encoded by the coding sequence ATGAAAGAGCTGTTTCAACACGCTGCCGTAACCGACGGGGTCACCGTCCGGGTCGCTGTCAACTTCCTGCCGGAGCAATCCCATCCCGAGGCGGGCAAGTGGTTCTGGGTCTATCATATCCGCATCGAAAACGGCTCTCACGAGGCGCTCCAGCTTCGCACCCGTCACTGGCGTATCACCGACGCGCGCGGCATGGTGAACCATGTCGACGGCGAAGGTGTGGTGGGCGAACAGCCGCTGCTCCAGCCGGGTGAAAGCCACGATTATGTCAGCGGCTGCCCGCTGACGACGCCGCACGGCTCGATGGAGGGCTTCTACACTTTCCTGCGCGGCGATGGATCGCCGGTCGAAGTGCGCATCCCGTTCTTCCCGCTGGCAGCTCCCGAGACTGCCGAGGGGCGGTAG
- a CDS encoding 2-hydroxychromene-2-carboxylate isomerase, whose translation MANRVELVFDFVSPNAYMIWWPLRDLIKQYGAELDVVPVFLGGMHKITGNAPPMIRDADVKGKVEYSMLEIRRFIEKHQLTKYKLHPQFPFNSITLQRMLYAADQDGRGVQFVEAMLPKIWEEGIDVLNPESLGQAVADAGFDAQELFARTQTDEVKQGLVANTDHVVERGAFGIPTVYVGNRGEPEESYEMFFGKERLGQIEEELAKG comes from the coding sequence ATGGCCAATCGCGTCGAGCTGGTTTTCGATTTCGTCAGTCCCAACGCCTACATGATCTGGTGGCCGCTGCGCGACCTCATCAAGCAATATGGCGCGGAGCTCGACGTGGTTCCGGTCTTTCTCGGCGGCATGCACAAGATCACCGGCAATGCCCCGCCGATGATCCGTGATGCCGATGTGAAGGGCAAGGTCGAATACTCGATGCTCGAAATCCGCCGCTTTATCGAGAAGCACCAGCTTACGAAGTACAAGCTTCACCCACAGTTCCCGTTCAACTCGATCACGTTGCAGCGCATGCTCTACGCCGCCGACCAGGATGGGCGAGGCGTCCAATTCGTCGAAGCGATGCTCCCGAAGATCTGGGAGGAGGGTATCGATGTGCTCAACCCCGAAAGCCTTGGCCAAGCGGTGGCAGACGCCGGTTTCGATGCGCAAGAGCTTTTCGCGCGAACGCAGACGGACGAGGTGAAGCAGGGCCTCGTCGCAAACACCGACCATGTGGTCGAGCGCGGCGCCTTCGGTATCCCGACGGTCTATGTCGGCAACAGGGGCGAACCAGAAGAAAGCTACGAAATGTTCTTCGGCAAGGAGCGGCTCGGCCAGATCGAGGAAGAATTGGCGAAGGGGTGA